From the Glycine max cultivar Williams 82 chromosome 11, Glycine_max_v4.0, whole genome shotgun sequence genome, the window aaatttgtgTATTATAACTAGTTTGTGATATTGATAGGTTGAACATCGTCAACATAAAGGGTATTgcgtttgaattttgattttcctgTTTATTTGTAGGTATATCTCGGTCCGCATCACCTAATTAAACTTTTCTTTATACAATGAATCTTGTAACATGTCTTCTTGACTCTTGGCCATAAAATAAGGTAATCTTTCTATCACTCTTGGTCTCTCTTTTGGGAGACACTTGTAGTATTTTGGATTACCCCGTGCATttataaaaggaataaaaaattattttagaaaaaaggcTTACGTAAATTTGTCAAACTATAGAAGTGTAAATTAATAGTAGACgtctatttatattttaaataacatatcaaatgttaaaataagaTTGTACcgtatttcaattaatttttaaattatatgaaatattaagaaatttactatttataattaaaatctttctgaagatataattttataaagtttaGCACTTGTGAAATTCGTGGttttttttgtgattaaattcgCGGTGATCAAGTATGATTATAGACGGGAATTATGatcacaataaaatatattacctCGATTTTATATGATCAAATATGCTGAGATttatttttgcataaaaacaatttttttcacccaatagAACAATGCTGTGAAGTCTAAAAACATTGCAAGTTTAAGCGCTGGTCaattaatgttaataaattgATTGCTCTCAATTTGAACCTAATAGTCTGCTTTCCTGTCTCATTCACAATTTTATGAAGGATCACATTTATCTCTGCTTTTGCCCACATGGCTACATTAATTGTAGTTCTATATATCCTTGTTTCTATTGTCATTATTACTAGGATAATCAATACTATCGTTGATAGGTGTATACTTTTTATTGTTCAGTGATATATACCAATGGGAGCACCCGATCATATATATCTTAATTCTCACAAATGGTAATTCAAACGCCATGGTACATAAAGTTACCGGTAACTATAATCAAGGCTAACAAGTCACAATTAAAACATGAACCATAAAGTATGGATATTGATATTAACTCGTTGTTTCAGAAACTGCACCAAGGCACAGCCTTGTAATACATGATTATCCAACTAAGAACATATAGAGTTCTAATATATTAATACTACAAAATAAAGGAAGGAACAGACAAGCAATGCAAATCAATCCTTTCCCACGTGAATCTACAGCACACAAAGGAACACATTACATGCATGTTATGACGTGCAAGAAAGTCACaccgaaaaaagaaagaaaaaaatacaacaacaaaCCTTAACTCATTAATAAGGCTGGTTACGTAAATCACAAGACATCATTCAGCaccagttaaaaaaaattaagaaagaaaaaaaaaaaagatgatccATTGCAATTAGGGTAcggtgtttgtttttctttaagaGGCTTGGGGTGGATATGGAGGCCAGTAAAGATGAAATCCAATCTTGTAGACAACTGAAGGACCCTTTAGATCTATAGGGAAAGAGGTAATGTAGCCATGCACAAACAAGAAATCTTCAGTCCCTCCAACAACTGGATGATCCGAACGCTTCATGTTATTAGTGCCTCCAACAATGGAAATAGAGCCCTTGTGATCCTTCAGACGCAGAGTTAGCTTTGCGACCGAAATGCTGCTAAGCCCGTCAAGTCCAGAGGTGATGGAGGTTCCTTCTGCGGTCCCAAGTTGTTTTGAGGATCTGTTTGCTTTGGCAGTCAAAGGATCCTGAAACACAAAAAGGGTTCCAAAAGGGCTTGTGCTTTCACTGATTCCTCCCCCTCCTTCTATACCACTCACTATGGCATATCCCGTTTTGTTTATGGTTTCATGTTGGAACAGTGTGAAGTGAAGGGATTTGTGGCGGTGACGGAGACGGTTGCggttgtggtggtggtggtgatgggaGGCACAAGTGCCCTCAAATGGGAGTATGGCCAAAATTAAAAGCAAAGTAGCAAGAGCATAGTTGTGCAAAGCAAAGGCCATTGTTAGCTGTTTTGCTCACAAAAGAGGGTTATGTTATGTCTCAGTATATGCTTGACACAAGTGTACTAGGTTTATACTATATATAGTGTGAAAATTTAGTTTGTACTAATGGCATCAATATGAAAACGATGCTCAAGTCATTGGTGGTGGTTTTGGTCTTTTATATTTCGTTTTCCTTCATCAGATGTATACACGGTAAAAAGTTGTGTGAATTTATCCAAGACCTTTTTAGTTGTAGCTTGAGTTTATATGACTAGAAACAATGTAGAAAGAGTCAAATTACTTGATCGGCTTCATTTTGATGTTCCCTTTGTTTGCGCAATTAAGAGCATATGATCGATTATCTGTCTAACTGTCTTTATTTGCCTTTTTATTAAGTGAACTTAGGTAGGATGCGTCTTTCAAAATAGAGCAGCCACGTAATTAGTTGAGTGGTGAGTGCAACACGCCACTCTATTTTAATTGtgtaattcaaatttcattatCAACAAAACACGGAAAATTcagttcaatatattttaataattctcTTGTCATAGAATAGGACAAATTGATTCTACGTACTGAGTTGTAAATTCCTTTGGAACCGAAATTGAATTCTCGAAAAGTATTTTGCATTTCAACATTGAAGTTTTAAAGATTACAcgaaaaaatcttatataactaattccaaattatataaaaagtgaCATTGACtaggaaaaaaagagataa encodes:
- the LOC100306565 gene encoding dirigent-like protein precursor — its product is MAFALHNYALATLLLILAILPFEGTCASHHHHHHNRNRLRHRHKSLHFTLFQHETINKTGYAIVSGIEGGGGISESTSPFGTLFVFQDPLTAKANRSSKQLGTAEGTSITSGLDGLSSISVAKLTLRLKDHKGSISIVGGTNNMKRSDHPVVGGTEDFLFVHGYITSFPIDLKGPSVVYKIGFHLYWPPYPPQAS